A section of the Cololabis saira isolate AMF1-May2022 chromosome 6, fColSai1.1, whole genome shotgun sequence genome encodes:
- the vgll3 gene encoding LOW QUALITY PROTEIN: transcription cofactor vestigial-like protein 3 (The sequence of the model RefSeq protein was modified relative to this genomic sequence to represent the inferred CDS: deleted 1 base in 1 codon) produces MQTGRHGYCMRLGLYGAAAGSGDTARLKSEGEVTVGRFSATFSPLTSPSSVSESSVAMSCLDVMYHQSYGAHYLPAAAYKATYYNHHQQQQQRKLSVYSKMQECMEPQAGGRGMLPRDQGLRSSSDSEMKDGTQPAEAEYLSSRCVLFTYFQGDIGDVVDEHFSRALSQSSTFSTESKPIRVTQPSAPASANLWKDGGSLPEGQGSSAWNSAFQSQATSCLPSVSVSVSPDFSPSPVSFNSPDGTIWASHMLSPASLPSAAPLPDSWAYSLSSQNPSGYPNVHDVYQPHPRHHPHIHARHHPSMLHTYPAHSHAALDPRFNTLLLPGVRSQSQSTTSAGSSPHSEGGKPEMDPGSNSPVTAASVTWTPSALHGSLEVYDSALDQTKPKTSVWF; encoded by the exons ATGCAAACTGGACGACATGGCTATTGTATGCGTTTGGGCTTATATGGAGCCGCTGCCGGCTCGGGGGACACAGCCCGTCTGAAGTCGGAAGGAGAAGTCACCGTCGGTCGTTTTTCCGCCACTTTCTCTCCTCTGACGTCTCCCTCCTCCGTGTCCGAGTCG TCCGTCGCTATGAGTTGCCTGGATGTGATGTACCACCAAAGCTATGGAGCGCACTATCTGCCCGCCGCTGCGTACAAGGCGACGTATTACAACCaccatcagcagcagcaacag AGGAAGCTGAGTGTTTACAGTAAGATGCAGGAGTGTATGGAGCCCCAAGCAGGAGGAAGAGGGATGCTGCCCAGGGATCAGGGCCTCAGATCATCTTCGGATTCAGAGATGAAAGACGGCACCCAGCCCGCGGAGGCTGAGTACTTGAGCTCCAGGTGCGTCCTGTTCACCTACTTTCAAGGCGACATCGGGGATGTGGTGGATGAGCACTTCTCCCGGGCTCTCAGTCAGTCCAGCACCTTCAGCACCGAGAGCAAACCCATCAGAGTGACTCAGCCATCTGCTCCAGCATCTGCTAACTTATGGAAAG ATGGCGGCTCGTTACCGGAGGGTCAGGGAAGCTCAGCTTGGAACAGCGCTTTTCAATCTCAAGCCACCTCCTGCCTCCCCTCGGTCTCCGTCTCAGTCAGTCCAGATTTCTCCCCGAGTCCCGTTTCCTTCAACTCCCCGGATGGAACCATATGGGCCAGCCACATGCTCTCCCCGGCCAGCCTCCCGTCTGCGGCTCCCCTCCCCGATAGCTGGGCCTACAGCTTGAGCTCCCAGAACCCAAGCGGCTACCCGAACGTCCACGACGTCTACCAGCCCCATCCCCGCCACCACCCTCACATCCACGCCAGGCACCATCCCTCCATGCTTCACACATACCCGGCCCATAGCCACGCAGCACTGGATCCCAGGTTCAATACGCTGTTGCTGCCTGGGGTTCGGAGCCAGAGCCAGTCCACCACCAGCGCAGGAAGCTCCCCGCACAGCGAGGGGGGAAAACCAGAGATGGATCCCGGCAGCAACAGCCCAGTCACGGCAGCCTCTGTCACCTGGACCCCCTCTGCGCTCCATGGATCTCTGGAGGTGTACGACTCAG CTCTCGATCAGACCAAACCAAAGACATCAGTTTGGTTCTAA